The Juglans regia cultivar Chandler chromosome 16, Walnut 2.0, whole genome shotgun sequence nucleotide sequence CCGCTCTGGTAGTTGGGACCCCCTCTCCTCACATAAATGTGCATCCTTGCTGCCTTAAGTTTCGATTCCTGATTTGTTAACATTCCATAATCAATTAGTCATACAATAGGCACAAGATTAGAGTGAAACTAAGCCAAGTTTATTTAGGTTAAGCTCACCTTCTCCTTCAAGGCACGGATTATGCCATTAAATGTGGCAGCAACATCAGTAAAGTTAGCTATTCCTCCTCCAACTACAAGGGCTCTCTTACGGCCATCGGGATCAGAAGTTGCACACTGTAGAGGAATGATGAGATTATTAGGAGAGCCAAAAGGGAAGATAAAAATGAACTACCTAAGGCGTACAGGATAATAATTTCATCGTCACGATATCTTCAAGGAAATTTAGGTGGGGGATTAACCAGGTCAATGACAAAGCtcaggtttactttttttttgttcttatttttccATTTGACATAGtgacaaaacactgaaaagagTAGCTGGTATATCCTTACATCAATCACAACTCTGGCATACTGTAAAACTTCCTCTTCCTTGGGGGCTCCACTATATTCTGCATAGTTTCCAAGCTCAGAAGCATAGCCAAGATCTCCAACCTGGATTAAGCCATAACAATCAGCGCATAAGAAATTTAtgacaagatgaagaaaaaaaaaaagaaaatggaaatattGAGTTCTAgttctaaacaaaaagaaccATACTGTATCTGCATAGATGACACTAGCGCCTCCTCCAGCTACCATAGTCCAAATTCTTCCCTTTGGGTTTAAAACTGTGAATTTCAATGATGCACTTGTCTGCAAGCagaaaaaacttaattaattaatgaacttACGAAAATTCTCATAATGAAAGCTAGCTATTTGATTCACTGAGGTGTcatgaaaaaaatcaatacaaagaaagacaatagagagagagatattgaAAGAGTGAAAACTCCAAAGGCCAGAATGACTAGAAATGCCTTATTAGTTAGGATCAACATGTTTCTGGATTTTTTATCGAAGCGCTATAGCAGCAGACAGTTTTATCAATGGATAAAAATCCCAAGATTCGTGAAGAAATAGagatgaataaaagaaaaaaatattttctttgaattttcctCACGACAAGATGATTAGTTGGTGGAAATGGATGTAAGATACAGATCTCAGTCATCAGTCCTACCTTTTCATCTAGTCCATGAATAAAGCTCTCCGTCAGACTCATAACTCTTCCAAATGGCATTGGAAATTCAATATTTCCCCACCTGCAAAATCAGGTCATGCATGATGAGAAAAAAGGTGGGAAGCTGTGCACTGTAAGTATTAATTTGCAATATATGTTTCGTTCTATGACGAGATTAAGAGTGAGCAGAAAAAgtaacaaataaaatgaaacatacTTCTTGAAGTTCTTGAAAGCAGCAGTATCATCCAACTCGCCTCTCATATCTAAAGGATAAGGCTTTCCATTGACCAATGTAAAAGGGTTCATCTCTAGGAAAGTGAAGTCCAGGTCTGcacataaaaacttaaaatgttAACTCCAGAGTTCATAGGCCGAtaaatttcatcttaaaaaatataggaTACTATTGATCtgcaaaatatttgtattttaccTTGAAATAGTGCAAACACACTTGTGATAAACTCCTCAATCTCTACCCTGATCTGGATGCCGAAACaaatttgttaataaaatttcaGCGGAGCTGATACAAGTGTCCAAGGCAGTAAGAATAATTCAAGATAGACATGGTTCTGACCCTGGATTGAATAGAATCATAATTACCTCCAAAGGAAGGGTTGCAACGAGTGGAGCACATAATTCTGAGGTAAGAGACACTCCTGTTGGGACAAATATAGTCTTAACCTGGAAAAAGTATATACATTCATTTCTAAATTATGAAACTCTAAGCATGAAACAGTGTAAGATGCAAAAACATATAACAATTTAGAACATTTTTTAGAAGTACTTTTAAGGGCTGAATTGTGATAAGTACCTTATCCCAGTTCTCTTCTATGTCAATTCCTCCACATTCCGAAAAGCTTAAGCTGTTCCCAAGCCGCTCTGAGACGATGTTGAGGTAAAACTCTTCCTTGTGTGGGATGAAAGGTTCCACAATAAATGTTGTTATAGGTCCTTTGCATCCACCCATCTCCACCTGTAAACAAAATACAGATAAATTCAGAGACAGGGCCAGGGGGCtaggggggccatggcccccaccctttggttttgttgttttgataatataataaatgttggatacaaattaatattatttgtattttaaagaTACACATGACTAAAATTTAAGCCTGGACCCTATCAAAATTAGGCTTGGTCCCAAAAAATTATCCCAAGcctattttctttgaaaacccaCAGcccatttaaataattaaaagaggtgacaaaaattaagaattgaatgatatttaatGTTTGCGTGTATTAGAACCGTGACCTTTTCAATCTATTAACTTCGGAAAGTCAAtagtttttcttaaaattttagaagTATCTACTAAtgattcattaaaaataaatgagtttctTACCGCCTTCGATCTCATACAAAGAAAAATTGTTATGAAATGTAATAAAACTTCACTAATAGACGAGTTTCAAGATTCTTAAAAAATGTAGTGTTCTATGTTCATAATtgatttaagttaaaaaaggaAACATATTGAGGAATTGAGAaatatccttttcttttattcatacTATGTCAGTACAAAATAGATACGAGTTTCGTTTCAgtacaaatatatattgttcatcCTTTAGCCCCTCCTGATAAACCCTCCTGAATAAAAGATCCTGAATTCGttgcataaatttatttatttatttattttgacgAGAAGttgcataaatttataaaagacgCTCAAATGGTTAAAAGGACTTGGACTAATTGATGAGTAAATGGTtcgattcaaaatttaaaatttatcttctaaatcaaattatctaGGTAGATGGTGTGTTATATAAAggctttcaaataaaattatccattaATCAAAAGGAGGAGAGTTAGTGGGAAAAGTAAACACCTCTTTGCCAAGACGCTCCTTGACGAAAGAAGCAACTTGAGCCAAATCTAGATTCAAGGCAACTAAACCGCTCTTCCCACGCTTTCCGAACAGCATATCAGGTTTGACAACCAGTTTCGTCGACAAAAGCCAAGGTTCCTTCTCCGCTAGCTCATTGAAATCAGTTGCTTGAGTGACCTGAGGCATAAAAATCAGAAGAAACAACTCCTCAAATTTCAATAACGTAaagaattaatgaaaaaatttgaatattcatgatttaaaaaacaaatcattgaGCAGGACATTTTCCCAAACATCATCTCGTAATGAATTCCATATAATTCAGGCGGTACAATACAAATGAAGGTCGCATATAAAGCCAGTCTCCGCAACTCACTTGTGCGGATTTAATCGGTAGTTCTCTGCCGAAAAGCCTCTTGAAGTGCTCCTTCAACAATCTCTTGGAGTCGTACTCTCTGATCTTCTTGCGTGCCATTTCTTAACCTGTATATTAATCCACAAAAGCCAAACTAAGCC carries:
- the LOC109019920 gene encoding ATP-citrate synthase alpha chain protein 2, whose translation is MARKKIREYDSKRLLKEHFKRLFGRELPIKSAQVTQATDFNELAEKEPWLLSTKLVVKPDMLFGKRGKSGLVALNLDLAQVASFVKERLGKEVEMGGCKGPITTFIVEPFIPHKEEFYLNIVSERLGNSLSFSECGGIDIEENWDKVKTIFVPTGVSLTSELCAPLVATLPLEIRVEIEEFITSVFALFQDLDFTFLEMNPFTLVNGKPYPLDMRGELDDTAAFKNFKKWGNIEFPMPFGRVMSLTESFIHGLDEKTSASLKFTVLNPKGRIWTMVAGGGASVIYADTVGDLGYASELGNYAEYSGAPKEEEVLQYARVVIDCATSDPDGRKRALVVGGGIANFTDVAATFNGIIRALKEKESKLKAARMHIYVRRGGPNYQSGLAKMRAIGHQIGIPIEVYGPDATMTGICKQAIECITAAA